The window CCTTTCTCTCGGCCGAGTACCTGATTGATGCGCCGTTCATTGCCGATCGTCTGGCTTTCGGCAACCGAAACTGGGGCGAATTGCTGCAGTTCTCGCTGTTTCTGGACTATGCCATCGGCAAGTCGAACGATCCGCTGCCCAATGCGCAGGGCGTCGTGGTGGATCAATACGAGGACTACAGCGGCGTAGGCTGGAGCCTGCGCCTGAATGTGCCGGGGAGGTTGGTATCGCGCCTGATGATGGCCTGGAACCTGGGCGGCAGCGACAAGGACCCGGAGAATGGCCGCGACCCGCAGATCTGGTTCGACCTGACCTTGGATTTCTGAGTCTCTTGACCCGGCAAGTGTGCGGCGACTCCGGCGAAGCGTCGGCGCATGGCGGCTGAAGGCGGTTTCACCGTCCTTGGCGGGGCGGCGCCGGGGCTTCGCGTTGCCGTTCTGGCAAGCCGGTTTCATTCCCAGGTCTGCGAGCGCCTGCTGGCCGGTTGCCGGGACGCGCTACGGCAACGGGGCGCCGTTGCGGCCGAAGTGCTGCGTGTGCCGGGCGCCTTCGAGTTGCCGCTGGCAGCCCGCTGGCTGGCGGATCGCATGCCGCCGGCCCGGCCAGAAGCGATCGTCGCGTTGGGCGCCGTAATTCGTGGCGAGACCGCGCACTTCGATTACATCTCCTCCGCATGCGTCCGCGGGCTGGCCGCTGTTGCCCGCGACTCCCGGTTGCCGGTGTCCCTTGGCGTATTGACCACGGACACCTTGCAACAGGCGCTGGCGCGTTGCCCCGAAGGGGAGGACAACAAGGGCTACCAGGCCGCGCTGGCCGCCATTGAGATGGCGTTGTTGCGGCGGCAACAGGGCCGTGACCAACAGGACCGTGACGATACGTAAAGACCGTTCCCGGTCGCGCCGCTACGCCATGCAGGCCCTGTACCAGTGGCAGGTTACTCGCGGCTCCGCCTCCGGGATCGTCTCCGAGTTCCTTGAAGACCGGGACCTGGCCGCCGCCGATGTCGGCCACTTTCGCAACCTGCTGCAAGGCATCGTCGCCCATTGCGAAGACCTGGACCATCGTCTCGAACCCCTGCTGGATCGTCCCCTGGGTCAATTGGACCCGGTTGCCCGCGGCATACTCTATATCGGCCTGTACGAGCTCCTGCACTGCCCCGATATTCCGTGGCGAGTGGCGCTGGCCGAGTCCGTGAAGCTGGCCAAGACTTTCGGCGGCGAGGATTCCTACAAGTACGTCAACGGCGTGTTGGACCGCGCCGCCAGGGACCTGGGGAGGGCCGGCCCTGCCGCCTCCGGTTGAC is drawn from Gammaproteobacteria bacterium and contains these coding sequences:
- the ribH gene encoding 6,7-dimethyl-8-ribityllumazine synthase, which encodes MAAEGGFTVLGGAAPGLRVAVLASRFHSQVCERLLAGCRDALRQRGAVAAEVLRVPGAFELPLAARWLADRMPPARPEAIVALGAVIRGETAHFDYISSACVRGLAAVARDSRLPVSLGVLTTDTLQQALARCPEGEDNKGYQAALAAIEMALLRRQQGRDQQDRDDT
- the nusB gene encoding transcription antitermination factor NusB, with product MTNRTVTIRKDRSRSRRYAMQALYQWQVTRGSASGIVSEFLEDRDLAAADVGHFRNLLQGIVAHCEDLDHRLEPLLDRPLGQLDPVARGILYIGLYELLHCPDIPWRVALAESVKLAKTFGGEDSYKYVNGVLDRAARDLGRAGPAASG